In Thermotoga sp. Ku-13t, one genomic interval encodes:
- a CDS encoding GntR family transcriptional regulator: MTPKYRVIEQFLLSQIKSGIYKPGAKLPTELELMEKFGASRETVRKALDRLVVRGIIVRKPGVGSFVNSSVGSSVVGIIVQQITSYIFPYIVFGAEEHLFSNGYKMLLGNASEDPSRERQIIQEWVESGVTGLIVDPVYSATRRSNRDYIKSLVKQGIRVVIVHTDWNIKGAGCVVLDDAYGGTKAAEIFHQYGHKRVAVLYKSIHLPSFIRAMSFIQRARELGFEKIYEKSFNVSEFTGVPMQLAYELLTMPRQIRPTAVFCYNDATALQLQLVAKRLGMSIPEDLSVIGFDDAPIGDFRDVLSTFAHPKEEVGRKAADILLKMLQGGEPEKCVLQPEFVERSSVAKPRSEI; the protein is encoded by the coding sequence ATAACTCCGAAGTACAGAGTCATCGAACAGTTCTTGCTTTCACAGATAAAATCCGGAATATACAAACCCGGAGCGAAGTTACCCACAGAACTGGAGCTGATGGAGAAGTTTGGCGCAAGCAGAGAAACTGTTCGTAAGGCTCTGGACCGACTCGTGGTGCGAGGAATAATAGTCAGAAAGCCTGGCGTTGGCTCTTTCGTCAATTCCAGCGTTGGCAGCAGCGTCGTGGGTATCATCGTTCAGCAGATAACCAGTTACATATTCCCTTACATCGTCTTTGGTGCAGAAGAACATTTGTTCAGCAACGGATATAAAATGCTCCTTGGGAATGCCTCGGAAGACCCCTCACGTGAGAGGCAGATCATCCAGGAATGGGTGGAGTCCGGAGTCACGGGGCTCATAGTGGATCCCGTCTACAGTGCGACGAGGCGCTCAAACAGAGATTACATCAAATCGCTGGTGAAACAGGGTATTAGAGTTGTCATCGTGCACACGGATTGGAACATAAAAGGCGCCGGTTGTGTGGTGCTGGATGACGCGTACGGTGGAACAAAGGCGGCTGAGATATTCCATCAGTACGGCCACAAGAGAGTGGCAGTTCTTTACAAATCGATACACTTACCGAGCTTCATCAGAGCAATGAGTTTCATTCAGCGAGCCCGGGAGCTCGGCTTCGAAAAGATCTACGAGAAATCCTTCAACGTGTCTGAATTCACGGGAGTACCGATGCAACTGGCGTACGAACTGCTCACGATGCCCAGGCAAATACGCCCCACCGCCGTTTTCTGCTACAACGACGCAACGGCTTTACAGTTACAGCTGGTGGCGAAGAGGTTGGGCATGAGCATTCCAGAGGACCTGTCAGTGATCGGTTTTGACGATGCACCGATAGGCGATTTCAGAGATGTTCTTAGCACGTTCGCACATCCAAAGGAAGAAGTCGGAAGGAAGGCAGCCGACATTCTGTTGAAGATGCTCCAGGGTGGCGAACCAGAAAAATGCGTGCTGCAGCCAGAGTTTGTTGAAAGGAGCTCTGTGGCAAAACCGAGATCTGAGATTTAG
- a CDS encoding sugar ABC transporter substrate-binding protein, whose amino-acid sequence MRRLLVLVSAALVVMAFSAVKISVLCSPDNADALKWLAGEFMKQNPDIQVEIVPLSWEVLYPKLLQDLRSQAGSFEAFTYDVMTTGAVSFGLEDLGAFMKKYPELLPPDYDLDDFIPEVLEESGMWQGKLIGLPFYNNTMLFYYRRDLFEDPKLKQAFKEKYGRELTLPTTWEEVKEIAEFFTKKFNKNSPTEYGIALMFPRTHTLFYMYLLFFGQYRNAPLGIMRHGTADLEYGEYFTADRKPAFNSEEGLKALEMMKKLMPYSPDPLGSDYGETIEYFNQGLVAMVPQWTGPYLIFKSTVGADKVGVIPMPGRSVSGQWALAINKFIPEEKKVAAFKFITFATTKWADKNKFLRFAVAPARMSTLKDPEVRAADPRVPALEVTYVTQTHRPRIPEEPRLEDITVETFSKILVGTLPLSMDTLNDLAKKWQEILGK is encoded by the coding sequence GTGAGAAGGTTGCTGGTGCTGGTGTCCGCCGCACTCGTTGTCATGGCGTTCTCTGCGGTCAAGATTTCTGTGCTCTGCTCTCCGGACAACGCGGACGCGCTCAAGTGGCTCGCAGGCGAGTTCATGAAACAGAATCCGGACATCCAGGTGGAGATCGTACCTCTGTCGTGGGAGGTCCTCTATCCTAAGCTGTTGCAGGATCTTCGCTCACAAGCTGGTTCGTTCGAAGCCTTCACTTACGACGTCATGACGACTGGGGCTGTTTCCTTTGGTCTGGAAGACCTTGGAGCGTTCATGAAGAAATATCCAGAGCTGCTGCCGCCGGATTATGATCTGGACGACTTCATCCCCGAGGTTCTTGAAGAATCGGGCATGTGGCAGGGTAAGTTGATAGGTTTACCGTTCTACAACAACACGATGCTGTTCTACTACCGCAGGGATTTGTTCGAAGATCCAAAATTGAAACAGGCGTTCAAGGAAAAGTATGGTAGGGAACTTACCCTGCCGACAACCTGGGAAGAAGTCAAAGAGATAGCTGAATTCTTCACGAAGAAGTTCAACAAGAATTCGCCGACTGAATACGGTATCGCGTTGATGTTCCCGAGGACACACACTCTGTTCTACATGTACCTGCTGTTCTTCGGTCAGTACAGAAACGCGCCACTCGGAATCATGAGGCACGGAACCGCAGATCTCGAGTACGGCGAATACTTCACAGCTGATCGCAAACCCGCTTTCAACAGCGAAGAAGGCCTGAAAGCCCTTGAAATGATGAAGAAGCTCATGCCTTACAGCCCGGACCCACTCGGATCGGATTACGGTGAAACGATCGAATACTTCAACCAGGGCCTGGTTGCCATGGTACCTCAGTGGACAGGACCGTATCTCATCTTCAAATCAACTGTTGGAGCTGACAAGGTTGGCGTCATCCCCATGCCCGGAAGATCTGTGAGCGGTCAGTGGGCACTCGCAATAAACAAGTTCATACCTGAAGAAAAGAAGGTCGCCGCGTTCAAGTTCATAACCTTCGCTACGACCAAATGGGCCGACAAGAACAAATTCCTCAGGTTCGCCGTCGCGCCTGCGAGAATGTCGACTCTGAAAGATCCAGAGGTTAGGGCCGCAGACCCCAGAGTGCCCGCACTCGAAGTCACTTATGTTACCCAGACTCACAGGCCCAGGATTCCTGAAGAACCGCGCCTGGAAGACATAACGGTCGAAACGTTCTCAAAGATACTTGTAGGAACCTTGCCGCTGTCTATGGACACTCTGAACGATCTGGCCAAGAAGTGGCAGGAAATACTCGGAAAGTGA
- a CDS encoding sugar ABC transporter permease has translation MKNRLIPWLMVLPVLALFLSMTIYPFVFMIWSSFRQYDLSKGAETRFIGLSNYLQIFSDTTAIESFKFTAKLLAIAVPVELLLGIGVAFLIRGVRGEKIIRSSLLIPMMVPAAVSGVAWKMLYNYAFGPVNWFLSLFGIPRISWLGDMTYAQLGIILIDVWQWTPFVFLMIYAGLQSIPQDLIDAARVDGADWGRVFLHVEFPLLKPLILVALVLRIIDCLKTFDIVFMTTWGGPGAATHTYSFYIYKVGVSFGWNIGYASALSVLLLLVSMLLVNIVFRLVRMRQQLGFGGEGE, from the coding sequence ATGAAGAACAGGTTGATCCCCTGGTTGATGGTTCTACCCGTGCTGGCACTCTTTCTTTCTATGACGATTTATCCTTTTGTCTTCATGATCTGGTCTTCTTTCAGACAGTACGACCTGTCTAAAGGTGCAGAGACGCGATTCATAGGTCTTTCCAACTACCTCCAGATATTCTCTGACACCACCGCCATTGAATCTTTCAAATTCACCGCGAAGCTTCTGGCCATTGCAGTCCCGGTGGAGCTGTTGCTCGGAATAGGTGTTGCTTTTTTGATCAGGGGTGTTCGCGGTGAAAAAATCATAAGATCTTCTCTGTTGATACCCATGATGGTACCGGCGGCTGTGTCCGGCGTTGCCTGGAAAATGCTTTACAACTACGCTTTCGGTCCTGTGAACTGGTTCCTTTCGCTCTTTGGCATCCCCAGAATTTCCTGGTTGGGTGACATGACCTACGCGCAACTGGGGATCATCCTCATTGATGTGTGGCAGTGGACACCGTTCGTTTTCCTCATGATCTATGCAGGTTTACAGTCCATACCGCAGGACCTAATCGACGCCGCAAGGGTTGACGGCGCTGACTGGGGAAGAGTCTTTCTTCACGTGGAGTTCCCATTGTTGAAACCTCTGATCCTCGTAGCTTTGGTTTTGAGGATCATAGACTGTCTCAAAACCTTCGATATTGTGTTCATGACCACGTGGGGAGGACCGGGCGCCGCGACACACACCTACAGTTTCTACATATACAAAGTCGGAGTATCGTTCGGCTGGAACATCGGCTATGCTTCCGCGTTGAGCGTGCTGCTTTTGCTCGTGAGCATGTTGCTCGTGAACATCGTCTTCAGGTTGGTGAGGATGAGGCAACAGCTCGGTTTCGGAGGTGAAGGTGAATGA
- a CDS encoding carbohydrate ABC transporter permease, which translates to MRTILRVLRYILIVICLVFFLFPVYWLVITAFKPAKEWFTWPPTFWPTQFTFSNFFGAKETEVFGGTTGSIENIFPYLRNSIVVGVSVSLIATMISALAAYAIARYKVGGAFLAEWIISIRMLPPIVSAVPLYVIFSRLRLINTWWALILSHLVVVVPLGVWLLISFFREIPREIDEAAYVDGASVFQTFFYVIFPLSAPGLAAVAVLSLIQSWGEFLLALVLTNDARAQTLPIFLGRYITGWRVAWGPLSAAGIVTMLPVVVFAIIAQRYLIRGLTFGAVKG; encoded by the coding sequence ATGAGAACAATTCTGAGAGTTCTCAGATATATTTTGATCGTCATCTGTCTTGTATTCTTCCTTTTTCCTGTTTACTGGTTGGTGATAACGGCATTCAAACCGGCGAAAGAATGGTTCACCTGGCCTCCCACATTTTGGCCGACTCAGTTTACTTTCTCGAACTTCTTCGGTGCGAAAGAGACTGAGGTTTTCGGTGGCACCACTGGTTCCATAGAAAACATCTTTCCGTATCTCAGGAACAGCATCGTGGTTGGTGTTTCGGTCTCGTTGATCGCGACAATGATCAGTGCTCTGGCAGCGTACGCGATTGCGAGGTACAAAGTTGGAGGGGCTTTTCTGGCGGAATGGATCATATCCATAAGGATGCTTCCACCCATCGTTTCAGCCGTTCCTCTCTACGTTATCTTCTCACGCTTGAGACTTATCAACACCTGGTGGGCCCTCATACTCTCGCACCTCGTTGTTGTGGTGCCACTGGGTGTATGGTTGCTGATAAGTTTCTTTAGAGAGATTCCAAGAGAAATCGACGAAGCTGCTTACGTGGATGGAGCGAGTGTCTTTCAGACATTCTTCTACGTGATTTTCCCACTGAGCGCTCCTGGACTTGCGGCGGTGGCTGTGCTGTCGTTGATACAGAGTTGGGGAGAGTTCCTTCTTGCACTGGTGCTGACCAATGACGCGCGAGCTCAAACGCTGCCTATATTCCTCGGCAGGTACATCACCGGTTGGCGTGTCGCGTGGGGACCGCTCTCGGCTGCGGGCATCGTGACGATGCTGCCTGTGGTAGTATTCGCGATCATCGCACAGCGTTACTTGATAAGGGGCTTGACATTTGGAGCTGTAAAAGGATGA
- a CDS encoding alpha-N-arabinofuranosidase, protein MTVYSVKVDPGKIVKPVSRYIYGHFIEHLGRCIYGGVYEEGSPLSDHRGFRKDVLDAVKRLKVSLLRWPGGNFASNYHWEDGIGPKDQRPVRFDLAWQQEETNRFGTDEFIEYCREIGAEPYICINMGTGTLDEALHWLEYCNEKGNTCYAQLRRKYGHPEPYNVKFWGIGNEMYGEWQVGHMTAEEYAKIAKEYAKWMKVMDPSIKTVAVGCDDPEWDLKVLNVAGPYIDYISYHFYTGSEDYYETVSTVYLLKERLIGLKKLIDMSQKPKDKEIKIALDEWNVWYRATSDGLEESYELKDGLFACGVLITLQKMSDTVPIANLAQLANALGAIHTEKNGLYLTPVYKAFELLANHSGDNLVGTYVETKTYAIEGKMFFTKIPFQIDNVPYIDASTTISADGKKLYLAVLNYRKEDAVKVSITIKGMAEKTAQAYVLTGPDVNAKNTIERPNVVDITVEQIRVGSEFSCLFKPFSCTVIEIDRD, encoded by the coding sequence GTGACTGTGTACAGTGTGAAGGTGGATCCAGGCAAAATCGTTAAACCTGTAAGCAGGTACATCTACGGTCATTTCATAGAACACCTTGGAAGGTGTATTTACGGTGGCGTATACGAGGAAGGTTCCCCCTTGTCCGATCATCGAGGGTTTCGGAAGGACGTTTTGGACGCTGTAAAAAGATTGAAAGTTTCGCTCTTACGGTGGCCAGGTGGGAACTTCGCATCGAACTACCACTGGGAGGATGGAATAGGTCCTAAAGATCAGAGGCCTGTCAGGTTCGATCTCGCCTGGCAGCAGGAAGAAACGAACAGGTTTGGAACGGACGAGTTCATTGAGTACTGTCGTGAGATAGGAGCAGAACCCTACATCTGTATAAACATGGGAACTGGAACACTCGACGAAGCTCTCCACTGGCTCGAGTACTGCAATGAAAAGGGTAATACCTGCTACGCTCAACTCAGAAGAAAGTACGGTCATCCAGAACCCTACAACGTTAAATTCTGGGGTATCGGCAACGAGATGTACGGTGAATGGCAAGTGGGCCACATGACGGCTGAAGAGTACGCAAAGATCGCAAAAGAATACGCGAAATGGATGAAGGTCATGGATCCTTCCATAAAGACCGTAGCGGTGGGATGCGACGATCCAGAGTGGGATTTGAAGGTTTTGAACGTGGCAGGACCGTACATAGATTACATCTCTTATCACTTCTACACAGGCAGTGAAGATTATTACGAAACTGTCTCAACGGTCTACTTGCTCAAAGAAAGGCTGATAGGTTTGAAGAAGCTGATCGATATGTCGCAAAAGCCAAAAGACAAAGAGATAAAGATTGCGCTGGATGAGTGGAACGTCTGGTACAGAGCCACGAGCGATGGACTTGAAGAGTCCTACGAACTCAAAGATGGTTTGTTCGCGTGCGGGGTTTTGATCACACTTCAGAAGATGAGCGACACAGTACCCATCGCGAATCTGGCACAACTGGCGAACGCGCTCGGTGCGATCCATACCGAGAAAAACGGACTCTACCTGACTCCGGTGTACAAGGCATTCGAGTTGCTCGCGAACCATTCTGGTGATAATCTCGTTGGAACGTACGTTGAGACCAAGACTTACGCTATAGAAGGCAAGATGTTCTTCACGAAGATACCATTCCAGATCGATAACGTACCCTACATTGATGCATCGACAACGATTTCTGCGGACGGTAAGAAGCTGTATCTGGCCGTGTTGAACTATAGGAAAGAGGACGCTGTGAAGGTTTCTATCACCATCAAAGGCATGGCGGAAAAAACGGCGCAGGCCTACGTACTCACAGGTCCTGACGTGAACGCAAAGAATACGATCGAACGACCCAACGTTGTGGATATCACCGTCGAGCAGATCAGGGTCGGTTCAGAGTTCAGCTGTTTGTTCAAACCTTTCTCCTGTACCGTGATCGAAATCGATCGGGACTGA
- a CDS encoding L-ribulose-5-phosphate 4-epimerase, with amino-acid sequence MYEEIKKELHEAHMTLEKYGLVAYTSGNVSVRVNEHVIIKPSGVPYSSLKPEDYVVVNLEGEVVEGNKKPSIDTATHLYLYRNIDWARSIIHTHSTFSTVWAVVEKPIPVLCTAHADVFGEEIPLTEYAPVGSEAIGKAVLKVIGRSGAVLLRKHGVMVVGNSLDDAIKKAIFLEEVARIAYFAHLMTTPTPLARDEVEKLYLQYHTKYGQR; translated from the coding sequence GTGTACGAGGAGATAAAGAAAGAACTTCACGAAGCCCACATGACTCTGGAAAAGTATGGCTTGGTGGCTTACACGAGTGGAAACGTGAGCGTGAGAGTGAACGAACATGTGATCATAAAGCCTTCAGGAGTACCTTACTCAAGCCTGAAGCCTGAAGATTACGTGGTTGTGAATCTGGAAGGCGAAGTAGTTGAGGGAAACAAGAAACCGTCCATCGACACCGCAACGCACCTGTACCTTTACAGGAACATAGATTGGGCCAGATCGATCATACACACGCATTCGACTTTCTCCACAGTCTGGGCCGTTGTGGAAAAACCCATACCGGTTCTCTGCACTGCCCATGCGGATGTTTTTGGTGAGGAGATTCCCCTGACAGAATACGCACCGGTCGGCTCTGAAGCAATCGGTAAGGCAGTGTTGAAGGTGATCGGAAGGTCAGGTGCGGTGCTTCTTCGAAAACACGGCGTCATGGTGGTCGGTAACAGTCTGGACGATGCGATCAAAAAGGCGATTTTTCTGGAGGAAGTAGCCAGGATCGCTTATTTTGCACATTTGATGACCACGCCCACCCCCCTCGCCAGGGATGAGGTCGAAAAGCTTTATCTGCAATACCACACAAAATACGGGCAAAGGTGA
- a CDS encoding L-fucose/L-arabinose isomerase family protein produces the protein MSEKMTLGLIVANRGFFPDWLVEEGRKRVLKVLNEMNVNVVTLSTEDTKYGAVESMQDAEKCAKLFKQHAEEIDGIIVTLPNFGDEGSAAMAIRLSGLKVPVLVHAFPDEPGKMDIKHRRDSFCGKISLCNNLVQFGIAFTDTTLHVESPESEEFRKDLEKFLAVCRIVKGLKNLRIGLIGARPAAFNTVRFSEKILEKYGISVVTVDLSEIIARARSFDSKSDRVVHELDKLTKTFNVKKVPSEALERMARLGAAINEWIEENRVQATALQCWTALEVLYGVVPCAVMSLLSESLSPSACETDVMGALSMYILQLASERPSALLDWNNNYGDDPEKAVMFHCSNLPVSFFKSCEMSYQEIIAGTVGKENAYGTCVGRISPGPVTFLRLSSFDNEGTIAGFVAEGEFTDDPIETFGGYGVVKIENLRSLLRLITKYGFEHHVAANRSRVKEAVVEALDNYLGWEIFTVDGCECHREA, from the coding sequence ATGAGCGAAAAAATGACGTTGGGTCTGATCGTGGCTAACAGGGGTTTCTTCCCCGACTGGCTCGTTGAAGAGGGCAGGAAAAGAGTGCTCAAGGTGCTGAACGAGATGAATGTGAACGTGGTGACGCTCTCAACGGAGGACACAAAATACGGGGCAGTTGAGAGCATGCAGGATGCTGAAAAATGTGCCAAACTTTTCAAACAGCATGCAGAGGAAATCGATGGAATCATCGTCACGTTGCCCAATTTTGGTGATGAAGGTTCCGCAGCCATGGCAATCCGGTTGTCCGGTTTGAAAGTTCCAGTTCTGGTACACGCCTTCCCGGATGAACCTGGAAAAATGGATATCAAACACAGGCGCGATTCGTTTTGCGGAAAAATTTCTTTGTGCAACAACCTTGTGCAGTTTGGAATCGCCTTCACTGACACGACGTTGCATGTGGAGTCTCCGGAAAGTGAAGAATTCAGGAAGGATCTTGAAAAATTCCTCGCCGTATGCCGCATCGTGAAGGGATTGAAGAATCTGAGAATAGGTTTGATAGGCGCCAGACCCGCTGCGTTCAATACCGTGCGTTTCAGCGAAAAGATACTGGAAAAATACGGCATCAGCGTGGTGACGGTGGACCTTTCAGAGATCATCGCGCGCGCCAGGAGCTTCGATTCAAAGTCCGATAGGGTCGTTCACGAGCTCGACAAGCTCACAAAAACGTTCAACGTGAAGAAAGTTCCATCCGAAGCTCTCGAAAGGATGGCGCGTCTGGGTGCCGCAATCAACGAATGGATCGAAGAGAACAGGGTACAGGCGACGGCGTTGCAATGCTGGACGGCTCTGGAAGTACTCTACGGTGTTGTACCGTGCGCTGTGATGAGCCTGCTTTCAGAATCGCTTTCGCCCAGTGCCTGCGAGACTGACGTCATGGGTGCGCTATCGATGTACATACTGCAGCTTGCTTCTGAAAGACCATCCGCCCTGCTGGACTGGAACAACAACTACGGTGACGATCCGGAAAAGGCGGTGATGTTCCACTGCAGTAACCTGCCTGTGTCGTTCTTCAAGAGTTGTGAGATGTCTTACCAAGAAATCATTGCGGGTACTGTCGGAAAAGAGAACGCGTACGGAACGTGCGTCGGAAGGATCTCTCCTGGTCCGGTGACCTTCCTGAGGCTTTCGAGCTTCGATAACGAAGGTACCATAGCAGGCTTCGTCGCAGAGGGAGAATTCACGGACGATCCCATCGAAACGTTCGGCGGATACGGTGTGGTGAAGATAGAAAATCTCAGGTCTCTGCTGAGATTGATCACGAAGTACGGTTTCGAACACCACGTCGCGGCGAACAGGAGCCGGGTGAAGGAGGCTGTTGTAGAAGCTCTGGACAATTATCTCGGTTGGGAAATTTTCACCGTGGATGGTTGTGAATGTCACAGGGAGGCATGA
- a CDS encoding FGGY-family carbohydrate kinase gives MYLLGTDIGTQGTKTVLVDEKGNVLAEASREYDVITPKPNWAEQWPDVWVRAVFETVKEVVEKSNVPKNKIAGIAISGLYGGSGIPVDKDMKPLRPCLIWMDRRAVKETEWVKQNVPKEKIFSITGNYVDSYFGFTKMMWIRNNEPDIWKKIYKFVTPKDYVIYEMTGELVIDYSSAGNLGGVFDIRKLTWSKEMCDILQIPIEYLPERIVKSSDIVGKVKKQAAELCGLLEGTPVVAGGIDAPVAQLSAGALEEGEHVAMVGTSTCWGTVHDGSKLAFGLVSYPYVVYDTERIYTFGGSATTGALARWFKEEFGESETIVGERTGISPYQLFDQEVKNVPAGSDGIIVLPYFMGERSPIWDPSARGVIFGVTLYHKRAHIYKAFMEAGAYALRHNIEAGLNAGLKLNDECWIVGGVARSSVWVQIFADVTGFKMRQVASLVEAPFGDAFLAGLGTGVIDKPERIKEWVKYKEPVKPNPENKKIYDRYYQIYLQLYEKTKDLMQML, from the coding sequence ATGTACCTGCTCGGTACAGACATCGGAACGCAGGGGACCAAGACGGTACTCGTGGACGAGAAGGGGAACGTTCTGGCGGAGGCTTCGAGAGAGTACGACGTGATCACGCCGAAACCCAACTGGGCCGAGCAGTGGCCCGACGTCTGGGTCAGGGCGGTTTTCGAAACTGTGAAAGAGGTCGTTGAAAAGTCCAACGTTCCAAAAAACAAAATCGCAGGTATCGCGATAAGTGGTCTATATGGTGGTTCCGGCATACCCGTGGACAAAGATATGAAACCTCTCAGACCCTGCCTGATATGGATGGACAGGCGGGCCGTGAAAGAGACGGAATGGGTCAAACAGAACGTTCCGAAGGAGAAGATCTTCTCCATAACCGGCAATTACGTTGACTCGTATTTCGGTTTCACAAAGATGATGTGGATCAGGAACAACGAACCGGACATATGGAAGAAGATCTACAAGTTCGTCACGCCAAAGGATTACGTTATATACGAAATGACAGGAGAACTCGTCATAGACTATTCTTCTGCTGGAAATCTAGGTGGAGTCTTCGACATCAGAAAGCTCACCTGGTCCAAAGAGATGTGCGATATCCTGCAGATTCCCATCGAATACTTACCAGAGAGGATCGTGAAGTCTTCTGACATCGTAGGTAAGGTCAAAAAGCAAGCAGCTGAGCTCTGCGGACTGCTGGAAGGTACTCCTGTTGTTGCGGGTGGGATCGACGCACCAGTGGCACAGCTTTCTGCGGGTGCGCTAGAAGAAGGCGAGCATGTCGCCATGGTGGGAACTTCCACCTGCTGGGGAACTGTGCACGATGGGAGCAAACTTGCCTTTGGGCTGGTGAGTTATCCTTACGTGGTCTACGATACCGAGCGAATCTACACGTTCGGTGGGTCCGCCACGACGGGAGCGCTGGCAAGGTGGTTCAAGGAAGAATTTGGAGAATCAGAAACGATCGTTGGAGAAAGAACCGGCATTTCACCGTACCAGCTGTTCGATCAGGAAGTGAAGAACGTGCCCGCCGGAAGCGACGGCATCATCGTTCTGCCGTACTTCATGGGTGAAAGATCTCCGATCTGGGATCCGAGCGCGCGGGGTGTCATCTTCGGTGTGACGCTCTACCACAAAAGGGCTCACATCTACAAGGCGTTCATGGAGGCGGGTGCGTACGCTTTGAGACACAACATAGAGGCTGGGTTGAACGCGGGTTTGAAACTCAACGACGAATGCTGGATCGTCGGAGGAGTTGCCAGATCCTCCGTCTGGGTGCAGATATTTGCGGACGTCACAGGATTCAAGATGAGGCAGGTCGCGAGTCTGGTTGAGGCACCTTTTGGGGATGCTTTCCTCGCTGGCCTCGGAACTGGTGTGATAGACAAACCCGAGCGCATCAAAGAATGGGTGAAGTACAAAGAACCCGTAAAGCCGAATCCCGAGAACAAGAAAATCTACGATAGGTATTATCAGATCTATCTTCAGCTCTACGAAAAAACAAAGGATCTCATGCAAATGTTATGA
- a CDS encoding endonuclease III domain-containing protein, protein MSVLREIYRRLLDTYGPQGWWPAETWFEVVVGAVLTQNTAWKNVERAIENLKKANMLDPKKMFEADNELIERLIKPAGFWKLKARRLKNLLREFARYDFDFYQLREHLTREELLSVNGIGPETADSIMLYAFEKPVFVIDSYTKRMLGRIGLINGRETYSQLQSMFHQQIKDVETMKEYHALLVEHAKRVCKKNKPRCGSCVLQDLCAASRKFHPDTG, encoded by the coding sequence TTGAGCGTTCTCAGGGAAATCTATCGAAGGTTGCTTGACACCTATGGCCCACAGGGTTGGTGGCCAGCCGAAACCTGGTTCGAAGTCGTCGTTGGAGCCGTGCTCACGCAGAACACGGCGTGGAAGAATGTGGAAAGAGCAATCGAGAATTTGAAGAAGGCAAACATGCTCGATCCAAAGAAAATGTTCGAAGCCGATAACGAGCTGATCGAAAGACTGATAAAACCTGCTGGTTTCTGGAAGCTGAAAGCAAGGAGATTGAAGAATCTCCTCAGAGAGTTCGCTAGGTACGATTTCGATTTCTACCAATTGAGAGAACACCTCACGAGAGAGGAACTACTCTCTGTGAACGGTATAGGTCCCGAGACAGCAGATTCCATCATGCTCTATGCCTTCGAAAAACCTGTGTTCGTGATAGACAGCTACACGAAACGTATGCTGGGCAGAATCGGTCTCATAAACGGCAGAGAGACCTATTCACAGCTTCAATCGATGTTTCACCAGCAAATCAAGGACGTAGAAACGATGAAAGAGTACCATGCCCTGCTCGTAGAACATGCCAAAAGAGTGTGCAAAAAGAACAAGCCCAGGTGTGGTTCATGTGTTCTGCAGGATCTCTGCGCCGCGTCAAGAAAGTTCCACCCGGACACGGGCTGA
- a CDS encoding DUF4438 domain-containing protein, whose product MRTNRDRLVMISIQGTIVKPEHTGRHAVSYDGKPFMLPGTGGITYNVKVGDPVFGWAADHVEPGVSTILDQDKRDSGPNRGYNFYACIGNEARVVTGDAKGARGIVTGHHGGAEHVLIDFPDEVLEKLTLDDKILIKAFGQGLELLDYPDVHVYNIDPNLFEKLGIVEKNGKLFVPVVAIVPAYLMGSGIGSTSMGTGDYDIMTADLEALKEHGLLNLRFGDIVYIKDHDNSYGRCYRKGAASVGVVIHSDCKYAGHGPGVTIFMTSPKPILEPVIDPDANIGKILGIGRFREAL is encoded by the coding sequence ATGAGAACCAACAGAGATAGGCTCGTCATGATCTCGATCCAGGGGACAATCGTTAAGCCGGAGCACACAGGAAGACATGCGGTCTCGTACGATGGAAAACCGTTCATGCTTCCAGGAACCGGGGGCATCACCTACAACGTGAAGGTGGGAGATCCCGTTTTCGGCTGGGCTGCTGACCACGTGGAACCTGGTGTTTCGACGATTCTCGATCAGGACAAACGAGATTCCGGGCCGAACAGGGGCTACAACTTCTACGCATGCATCGGGAACGAAGCCCGTGTCGTCACGGGTGATGCGAAGGGTGCCAGAGGAATTGTGACAGGCCACCATGGGGGAGCGGAGCACGTACTGATAGACTTTCCAGACGAGGTGCTGGAAAAACTCACACTCGATGACAAGATCCTCATAAAAGCCTTTGGTCAGGGATTGGAATTGCTGGATTATCCCGACGTGCACGTGTACAACATCGATCCGAACCTGTTTGAAAAGCTGGGGATCGTGGAAAAGAACGGCAAACTGTTCGTACCTGTCGTCGCAATCGTGCCAGCGTATTTGATGGGTTCTGGCATAGGTTCGACCAGCATGGGCACAGGCGATTACGACATCATGACGGCGGATCTGGAGGCATTGAAGGAGCACGGACTTTTGAACCTTCGCTTTGGCGACATCGTTTACATAAAGGACCACGACAACAGTTACGGCCGATGCTACAGAAAAGGTGCCGCGAGTGTGGGAGTTGTCATACACAGCGACTGCAAGTATGCCGGCCACGGTCCGGGTGTGACGATCTTCATGACCTCTCCAAAACCGATACTTGAGCCGGTTATCGATCCAGACGCGAACATCGGAAAGATCCTGGGGATCGGAAGGTTTAGAGAAGCATTGTGA